A genome region from Schistocerca nitens isolate TAMUIC-IGC-003100 chromosome 4, iqSchNite1.1, whole genome shotgun sequence includes the following:
- the LOC126251574 gene encoding 2-(3-amino-3-carboxypropyl)histidine synthase subunit 1: MDESSKAVVVTASATRKVFKPLINVVNKIPEALADKINSHELTQVLPKNYNFELPKTIWRIKQIEAKRVALQMPEGLLMFATTICDIIEEFTEADTVIMGDVTYGACCIDDYTAKALRVDLLVHYGHSCLIPVDQTIGIKVLYIFVDIKIDSLHFLETIRYNFPKEEKIGLVSTIQFVATLHAVGRELRELGYKVTIPQSRPLSAGEILGCTSPTIKDVNVLIYLGDGRFHLEAAMIANPSLRAFRYDPYEKKFTEEFYDHSAMLKIRSAAIQKASEASRFGLILGTLGRQGNPKVLATLQERISLMKKECTVILLSEIFPDKLKMFPDVEAWIQIACPRLSIDWGYAFTQPLVTPFEAAVALGSVHWRKDEDRYPMDFYANTSLGPWTPNHKTTPDKDDTKCCGKTGCSPSQATGKH; the protein is encoded by the exons ATGGATGAAAGCAGTAAAGCTGTCGTTGTAACAGCGTCAGCTACACGAAAAGTATTTAAACCCTTAATAAACGTTGTGAATAAAATCCCAGAAGCGTTGGCGGATAAGATTAATTCGCATGAGTTGACCCAAGTACTGCCAAAAAATTATAACTTTGAATTGCCGAAGACAATTTGGCGCATTAAACAGATAGAAGCCAAACGAGTTGCTCTTCAAATGCCCGAAGGGTTGCTCATGTTTGCAACAACAATTTGTGACATTATAGAAGAATTCACTGAAGCTGATACTGTGATAATGGGCGACGTAACTTACGGCGCATGCTGCATAGATGATTACACTGCGAAGGCGTTGCGAGTGGATTTACTTGTTCATTATGGCCATAGCTGTCTTATTCCTGTTGATCAAACTATTGGTATCAAAGTTCTTTATATTTTTGTTGACATCAAAATTGATTCACTGCATTTCTTAGAAACAATTCGGTATAATTTCCCAAAGGAAGAGAAGATTGGTTTAGTTAGCACTATTCAGTTTGTTGCTACCTTGCATGCTGTTGGCAGAGAACTGAGGGAGCTGGGTTACAAAGTAACTATTCCTCAGAGTCGACCACTTTCTGCAGGAGAAATTTTGGGCTGCACTTCCCCAACAATAAAAGATGTCAATGTGTTGATATATTTAGGAGATGGAAGATTTCATCTTGAAGCAGCCATGATAGCAAATCCTTCACTCAGGGCTTTCAG GTATGATCCATATGAAAAAAAATTCACTGAAGAATTTTATGATCATTCAGCAATGCTGAAAATAAGAAGTGCTGCTATTCAAAAAGCAAGTGAGGCTTCTAGATTTGGCCTGATATTGGGAACTTTAGGTCGGCAAGGAAATCCGAAAGTTTTGGCAACATTACAG GAACGAATCTCACTAATGAAGAAAGAATGCACTGTCATCCTGTTATCAGAAATCTTCCCTGACAAGCTTAAGATGTTCCCAGATGTAGAAGCATGGATTCAGATTGCTTGTCCACGATTATCCATTGACTGGGGTTATGCATTCACCCAGCCTCTTGTGACACCATTTGAGGCAGCTGTAGCCTTGGGTTCTGTGCATTGGCGGAAGGACGAGGATCGGTATCCAATGGATTTCTATGCTAACACGAGTTTGGGACCTTGGACTCCAAATCATAAAACAACTCCGGACAAGGATGACACTAAGTGTTGTGGTAAGACTGGCTGTAGTCCCTCACAGGCAACAGGCAAACACTAA